The following proteins come from a genomic window of Trinickia caryophylli:
- a CDS encoding enoyl-CoA hydratase/isomerase family protein encodes MNDVLKVETRDGVWRFTLNRPEKLNSLNVELVDRLLDSVDQANASGARLLIFRGEGKSFCAGFDMTGLDAQSDGDLTLRFIRIEMLLQTIAKSSAQTMGLAHGKVFGAGVDLFAVCRHRIAAPDTVFRMPGLRFGIVLGTRRFAAVVGTERARHILEETRAFGAEEAHRLGVAHKLCALYEWDDVIENVREKTTVLDEVARADLYRVLTSAGFEADLTDLVRSAARPGLKERLLSYQHSRAFKNPPSH; translated from the coding sequence GTGAACGATGTGCTGAAAGTCGAGACGCGCGACGGCGTCTGGAGGTTCACGCTCAACCGTCCTGAGAAACTCAATTCATTGAACGTGGAACTTGTCGACAGGCTGCTGGATTCTGTCGATCAGGCCAATGCAAGCGGAGCCAGGCTGCTGATATTTCGCGGCGAGGGCAAGAGCTTCTGCGCGGGGTTCGATATGACCGGACTGGATGCGCAAAGCGATGGCGATCTGACGCTGCGATTCATTCGGATCGAGATGCTGTTGCAGACGATTGCAAAGTCTTCCGCGCAGACAATGGGACTTGCGCACGGCAAAGTGTTCGGCGCAGGGGTTGATCTTTTCGCGGTTTGCCGTCATCGCATTGCAGCACCCGATACCGTATTTCGGATGCCCGGTCTAAGGTTCGGCATTGTGCTTGGCACGCGACGATTCGCCGCGGTCGTCGGCACCGAGAGAGCGCGGCACATCCTGGAGGAGACCCGCGCGTTCGGAGCAGAGGAGGCGCATAGACTCGGCGTCGCACACAAACTATGTGCTCTCTACGAATGGGACGACGTGATAGAAAACGTCCGTGAAAAGACCACTGTCCTCGACGAAGTCGCACGCGCAGATCTTTATCGCGTGTTGACGTCTGCGGGATTCGAAGCGGATCTAACCGACCTCGTGCGATCCGCCGCCCGTCCGGGTTTAAAGGAACGGCTTCTCTCCTATCAACATTCGCGAGCGTTCAAAAACCCGCCTTCTCACTGA
- a CDS encoding cysteine dioxygenase family protein — protein sequence MKNFARFENFVEAMTRLVESGGNEASLRFGGRRLLEALVTQDDWLPETFAQPDRHYYRQYLLHADPLERFSVVSFVWGPGQSTPLHDHTVWGLIGMLRGAEREERYECREEGWPMCLLGESTLYPGKVSEVSPVIGDIHRVANVYRDQVSISVHVYGGNIGRISRHVFDQKTSTSKTFVSGYSNAIANDPQ from the coding sequence ATGAAAAACTTCGCGCGCTTCGAGAATTTCGTCGAAGCCATGACCCGGCTCGTGGAAAGTGGCGGAAATGAGGCATCGCTGCGCTTTGGTGGTCGTCGACTACTGGAAGCGTTGGTGACACAGGATGACTGGTTGCCCGAAACTTTTGCGCAACCTGATCGTCACTATTACCGCCAATACCTGTTGCACGCCGACCCTCTCGAACGCTTTTCCGTGGTGAGTTTCGTGTGGGGGCCAGGGCAAAGCACGCCATTACACGACCATACGGTGTGGGGACTTATCGGCATGCTACGAGGTGCCGAGCGAGAAGAGCGCTACGAGTGCCGTGAGGAGGGGTGGCCTATGTGCCTCCTTGGAGAGTCGACGCTGTATCCGGGCAAAGTGAGCGAGGTCTCTCCGGTGATCGGCGACATACATCGTGTGGCAAACGTCTATCGCGACCAGGTCTCGATCAGCGTGCACGTCTATGGCGGAAACATCGGCCGCATTTCACGACATGTATTCGATCAGAAGACCAGTACTTCGAAAACGTTCGTCTCCGGTTATTCGAATGCAATAGCCAATGATCCGCAATGA
- a CDS encoding CaiB/BaiF CoA transferase family protein: MTNPLPLSGIRVIEVCNVAAGPYCAMLLADMGADVIKVENPEGGDTLRSWPPLSGGYSENFAALNRNKRSVTLDLKNPADLQLLRALAQDADVLIENNRPGVMERLGVGYEALSALNPKLVYCSISAYGQSGPRAGEGGFDLTIQAMSGIMSVTGEAGGAPVKCGVPLADFSAGLYGAFTVLAALRSAAINGIGCHVGVPMLGATLGIAALQTSEFFGSGRDPKPLGSAHPRNAPYRVFRCKDGYFGMAAGNNSLWRSVCDVLGRSDLLTDKRFMSPGSRAQHQDALLQILEAEFANGNTSEWLERFRAARVPCAPINSFSQVLADPQVEHMAWVQPIELPNGIRTKTFGSPVQIDAHSLPIRLRPPALGEHNAEVLDPLRATAEQEAQR; the protein is encoded by the coding sequence GCGGCATCCGGGTGATCGAGGTATGCAACGTCGCCGCGGGGCCGTACTGTGCCATGTTGCTGGCCGATATGGGTGCCGACGTGATCAAAGTGGAAAATCCGGAAGGAGGTGACACGCTACGCAGTTGGCCACCTCTTTCCGGAGGCTACAGTGAGAATTTCGCCGCGCTCAATCGCAACAAACGTTCGGTAACGCTCGACCTGAAGAATCCCGCGGATCTGCAACTCTTGCGTGCTCTTGCGCAAGATGCCGATGTACTGATCGAAAATAATCGGCCCGGTGTCATGGAGCGTTTGGGTGTGGGCTACGAAGCACTCTCCGCGCTCAATCCGAAGCTGGTGTACTGCTCGATCTCGGCGTACGGGCAGTCGGGGCCGCGCGCCGGAGAGGGCGGGTTCGATCTGACCATTCAAGCCATGAGTGGGATCATGAGCGTCACGGGAGAGGCCGGTGGCGCGCCAGTCAAATGTGGGGTTCCATTGGCCGATTTTTCTGCAGGTCTGTATGGGGCATTCACCGTGCTCGCTGCTCTTCGTTCGGCAGCAATCAACGGAATCGGCTGTCACGTCGGCGTCCCCATGCTGGGCGCTACGTTAGGGATCGCCGCTTTGCAGACGTCCGAGTTTTTCGGCAGCGGGCGGGATCCCAAGCCGTTGGGGTCCGCTCATCCGCGCAATGCGCCTTACCGCGTATTTCGCTGCAAGGACGGCTATTTCGGCATGGCGGCCGGCAACAATTCGCTGTGGCGTTCAGTCTGCGACGTATTGGGCAGAAGCGATCTGCTAACGGACAAACGATTCATGTCGCCTGGCAGTCGGGCCCAGCACCAGGATGCGCTTTTGCAGATCCTGGAGGCGGAGTTTGCCAACGGGAATACGTCCGAATGGCTCGAACGATTCCGCGCGGCACGCGTGCCTTGCGCCCCGATCAATTCGTTCTCACAGGTCCTGGCCGATCCTCAGGTGGAGCATATGGCTTGGGTGCAGCCCATCGAACTGCCGAACGGAATCAGGACGAAAACCTTCGGCTCGCCCGTGCAGATCGATGCCCACAGTTTGCCGATCCGTTTGCGGCCGCCGGCTTTGGGCGAGCACAACGCCGAAGTACTCGATCCGCTGCGAGCAACGGCGGAACAGGAGGCTCAACGGTGA
- a CDS encoding MarR family winged helix-turn-helix transcriptional regulator: protein MRISYLIGQLDRVISRRLTEAPARHRLTLPQYTALSVLRASGRSSNAQIVERSFITPQSANEVLKTMEAQGWVTREADPMNRRVVLLSLTRSGEALLLACDEASNHVETAMLDGLGDDAEPALQSLLHACVRNLRAF, encoded by the coding sequence ATGCGGATCAGTTACCTGATCGGGCAGCTCGATCGCGTGATTTCGCGGCGCCTGACCGAGGCGCCCGCGCGTCATCGGCTCACGTTGCCTCAATACACCGCGCTCTCGGTGTTGCGGGCGAGTGGTCGCTCTTCGAACGCGCAGATCGTGGAGCGCTCGTTCATTACTCCGCAGTCGGCCAATGAGGTGCTGAAGACGATGGAAGCGCAAGGCTGGGTGACGCGCGAAGCCGATCCGATGAATCGCCGCGTGGTGCTGCTGTCGCTTACCAGGTCCGGGGAAGCCTTGTTGCTTGCCTGCGACGAGGCCTCGAATCACGTCGAGACAGCCATGCTCGACGGCCTGGGCGACGACGCCGAGCCTGCGCTTCAGTCGTTATTACACGCGTGCGTGCGCAACCTGCGCGCGTTTTGA